One region of Nothobranchius furzeri strain GRZ-AD chromosome 16, NfurGRZ-RIMD1, whole genome shotgun sequence genomic DNA includes:
- the LOC107387793 gene encoding axonemal dynein light intermediate polypeptide 1 isoform X2, with product MLAVTMTTQTFATKFQRTPIFLPKPGCFLSVSSPQSADTVPVPCPPRPEFAFNKSVIQWQENKEILNMIFPPRQWAEGSDLWVQQVSRVPGSRADVVQLKKLLDTKLQQKQARQTGICPIRRELYAQCFDEIIRQVTINCAERGLLLLRVRDEINMTIAAYHTLYESSVAVGFRKALQSEQRKYQLKQKISDLENENEDLKIQLTDQKEKFGLTEKSKTKKRLALCEEIQLLKKKNEDLKTQLVEIIAKQTQKPET from the exons ATGTTagcggttaccatgacaacacaaACATTTGCTACGAAGTTTCAACGAACCCCGATATTTCTGCCTAAACCG GGGTGCTTTTTAAGCGTGAGCTCTCCGCAGTCTGCTGACACTGTTCCAGTTCCATGTCCTCCTAGACCAGAATTTGCATTCAACAAATCTGTCATACAGTGGCAGGAAAATAAAGAGATCCTGAACATGATCTTTCCTCCCAG GCAGTGGGCAGAAGGAAGCGATCTCTGGGTGCAGCAAGTATCCAGAGTACCCGGTTCAAGAGCAGACGTTGTCCAGCTGAAGAAACTCCTGGACACAAAACTGCAACAAAAACAGGCCAGGCAAACGGGCATATGTCCAATCCGCAGAGAGCTATATGCACAGTGTTTTG ATGAAATCATCAGACAGGTAACCATCAACTGTGCGGAGAGGGGTCTGCTGCTGTTGAGGGTCAGAGATGAGATTAATATGACTATTGCTGCCTACCACACTCTGTATGAGAGTAGTGTGGCTGTTGGCTTCAGGAAGGCCTTGCAGTCTGAGCAGAGAAAGTATCAGCTCAAACAAAAG ATTTCAGATCTGGAAAATGAAAATGAAGATCTGAAGATACAGCTGACTGATCAAAAAGAAAAGTTCGGCTTGACCGAGAAGAGTAAAACCAAAAAGAGGCTGGCGTTGTGTGAAGAAATTCAGCTTTTGAAGAAAAAGAACGAAGATCTCAAG ACCCAACTGGTGGAAATAATAGCAAAACAGACTCAGAAACCTGAAACTTAG
- the LOC107387793 gene encoding axonemal dynein light intermediate polypeptide 1 isoform X1, translating to MMHKPSDSLLKHDYPVLVKTNENSPKGCFLSVSSPQSADTVPVPCPPRPEFAFNKSVIQWQENKEILNMIFPPRQWAEGSDLWVQQVSRVPGSRADVVQLKKLLDTKLQQKQARQTGICPIRRELYAQCFDEIIRQVTINCAERGLLLLRVRDEINMTIAAYHTLYESSVAVGFRKALQSEQRKYQLKQKISDLENENEDLKIQLTDQKEKFGLTEKSKTKKRLALCEEIQLLKKKNEDLKTQLVEIIAKQTQKPET from the exons ATGATGCATAAGCCAAGTGACTCCTTACTAAAACACGATTATCCAGTTTTGGTCAAAACAAACGAGAATTCACCGAAG GGGTGCTTTTTAAGCGTGAGCTCTCCGCAGTCTGCTGACACTGTTCCAGTTCCATGTCCTCCTAGACCAGAATTTGCATTCAACAAATCTGTCATACAGTGGCAGGAAAATAAAGAGATCCTGAACATGATCTTTCCTCCCAG GCAGTGGGCAGAAGGAAGCGATCTCTGGGTGCAGCAAGTATCCAGAGTACCCGGTTCAAGAGCAGACGTTGTCCAGCTGAAGAAACTCCTGGACACAAAACTGCAACAAAAACAGGCCAGGCAAACGGGCATATGTCCAATCCGCAGAGAGCTATATGCACAGTGTTTTG ATGAAATCATCAGACAGGTAACCATCAACTGTGCGGAGAGGGGTCTGCTGCTGTTGAGGGTCAGAGATGAGATTAATATGACTATTGCTGCCTACCACACTCTGTATGAGAGTAGTGTGGCTGTTGGCTTCAGGAAGGCCTTGCAGTCTGAGCAGAGAAAGTATCAGCTCAAACAAAAG ATTTCAGATCTGGAAAATGAAAATGAAGATCTGAAGATACAGCTGACTGATCAAAAAGAAAAGTTCGGCTTGACCGAGAAGAGTAAAACCAAAAAGAGGCTGGCGTTGTGTGAAGAAATTCAGCTTTTGAAGAAAAAGAACGAAGATCTCAAG ACCCAACTGGTGGAAATAATAGCAAAACAGACTCAGAAACCTGAAACTTAG